One window of the Oceanicaulis sp. genome contains the following:
- a CDS encoding Coq4 family protein, producing the protein MARTPPRYPYRPVRPLKALQAFYGLTQDRDDTRYVFAFFEAVNGRSQEDWFDRFFASDYGQSVVADHERIGRVLTDRKTLESYGEGTFAAAYLHYLDSEGLHPTGVHDAHWAQAPQDMATLQERYPHMYALTYMMALTHDLYHVLTGYGRDPLGEALLLVFTGCQTGSRGSRLLGAMAGLRIRAEIPSWPVGKMMNEAVALSRGAKTFASLDLLELLPLKLDDARKRLDLGRPELYIATREAWTGPEPVTAKAA; encoded by the coding sequence ATGGCCCGGACCCCGCCGCGCTATCCCTACCGACCCGTAAGGCCGCTCAAGGCGCTTCAGGCGTTTTACGGGCTGACGCAGGACCGTGACGACACGCGCTATGTCTTCGCCTTCTTCGAAGCGGTGAACGGCCGGTCGCAGGAAGACTGGTTCGATCGCTTTTTCGCCTCGGACTACGGCCAGTCCGTCGTCGCCGATCATGAGCGCATCGGCCGGGTCCTGACCGACCGCAAGACGCTTGAAAGCTACGGCGAGGGCACGTTCGCGGCGGCGTATCTGCACTATCTCGACAGCGAAGGGCTGCACCCGACGGGCGTGCATGACGCCCACTGGGCCCAGGCGCCGCAGGACATGGCGACCCTGCAGGAGCGCTACCCGCACATGTACGCGCTGACCTACATGATGGCGCTCACCCACGATCTCTATCACGTGCTGACCGGATACGGCCGCGATCCGCTGGGCGAGGCGCTGTTGCTGGTTTTCACCGGCTGCCAGACCGGCTCGCGCGGTTCGCGGCTCTTGGGCGCGATGGCCGGCCTCAGGATCCGCGCGGAGATCCCGTCCTGGCCGGTGGGTAAGATGATGAACGAGGCGGTGGCCCTGTCGCGCGGCGCGAAAACCTTCGCCTCCCTCGATCTTCTCGAGCTTCTGCCCCTGAAGCTGGACGACGCCCGCAAGCGGCTCGATCTGGGCCGCCCGGAACTCTACATCGCCACCCGCGAAGCCTGGACCGGCCCCGAACCGGTGACCGCGAAGGCGGCGTGA
- the guaB gene encoding IMP dehydrogenase has protein sequence MQITEGLTFDDVLLQPGSSEVLPADADVKTRLTPQIALNLPILSAAMDTVTESRLAIAMAQAGGVGVIHRNLDIAEQAEEVRRVKRYESGMVVNPITIGPDAPLSALKEIMDANGISGIPVVEQNGGPTGRLVGIITNRDVRFADDLSQPVSTLMTRENLVTVQPGVNQAEARRLLHKHRIERLLVVDSEGHCVGLMTVKDMMKAEAHPNAAKDDQGRLRVAAATTVGDAGYERAEALMDAGVDVVVIDTAHGMSASVLEQVRRIKKASNATQVVAGNVATYDGARALFDAGADTVKVGIGPGSICTTRIVAGVGVPQLTAIMECARAKEGFNGAIIADGGIKYSGDMAKAIAAGADCVMMGSMLAGTEEAPGEVFLYQGRSYKAYRGMGSVGAMARGSADRYFQKEVTDRMKLVPEGIEGQVPYKGPIGPILHQMVGGLRAAMGYTGAKSIPEFQDKATFVRITNAGLRESHVHDVAITREAPNYPTPN, from the coding sequence ATGCAGATCACTGAGGGGCTCACCTTCGACGACGTGCTCTTGCAGCCCGGTTCGTCGGAAGTGCTGCCAGCCGACGCCGACGTGAAAACCCGGCTCACCCCGCAGATCGCCCTGAACCTGCCGATCCTGTCCGCCGCCATGGACACGGTCACGGAGTCCCGGCTGGCCATCGCCATGGCCCAGGCCGGCGGCGTGGGGGTCATCCACCGCAATCTCGACATCGCCGAGCAGGCCGAGGAGGTCCGCCGGGTCAAGCGCTATGAAAGCGGCATGGTGGTCAATCCGATCACCATCGGTCCGGACGCGCCGCTCTCCGCCCTCAAGGAGATCATGGACGCGAACGGCATCTCCGGCATTCCGGTGGTCGAGCAGAACGGCGGCCCCACGGGGCGGCTGGTGGGCATCATCACCAACCGCGACGTGCGCTTCGCCGACGATCTGAGCCAGCCGGTCAGCACGCTGATGACCCGGGAGAACCTGGTCACCGTCCAGCCCGGCGTGAACCAGGCCGAAGCGCGGCGGCTGCTGCACAAGCACCGGATCGAGCGGCTGCTGGTGGTGGACTCCGAAGGCCATTGCGTGGGCCTGATGACCGTCAAGGACATGATGAAGGCCGAAGCCCATCCCAACGCGGCCAAGGACGATCAGGGCCGGCTGCGCGTGGCGGCGGCCACCACGGTGGGCGATGCGGGCTATGAGCGCGCCGAGGCGCTTATGGACGCCGGCGTCGACGTCGTCGTCATCGACACCGCCCACGGCATGAGCGCGAGCGTGCTCGAACAGGTCCGCCGCATCAAGAAGGCCTCCAACGCCACCCAGGTCGTCGCCGGCAACGTCGCCACTTACGACGGCGCGCGCGCGCTGTTCGACGCGGGCGCGGACACGGTGAAGGTGGGCATCGGGCCGGGCTCGATCTGCACCACCCGGATCGTGGCGGGCGTGGGCGTGCCCCAGCTGACCGCCATCATGGAATGCGCGCGCGCCAAGGAGGGCTTTAACGGCGCGATCATCGCCGACGGCGGCATCAAGTATTCCGGCGACATGGCCAAGGCGATCGCGGCGGGCGCGGACTGCGTGATGATGGGCTCGATGCTTGCGGGTACTGAAGAAGCGCCCGGCGAGGTCTTCCTTTATCAGGGCCGCTCCTACAAGGCGTATCGCGGCATGGGCAGCGTCGGCGCCATGGCGCGCGGCTCGGCGGACCGGTATTTCCAGAAGGAAGTCACCGACCGGATGAAGCTGGTGCCAGAAGGCATCGAGGGCCAGGTGCCCTATAAAGGCCCGATCGGCCCGATCCTGCACCAGATGGTCGGCGGGCTGCGCGCCGCGATGGGATACACCGGGGCGAAATCCATCCCCGAGTTCCAGGACAAGGCGACTTTCGTGCGGATCACCAATGCGGGCCTGCGCGAAAGCCATGTCCACGACGTGGCGATCACCCGCGAGGCGCCGAACTACCCCACGCCGAACTAG
- a CDS encoding RsmB/NOP family class I SAM-dependent RNA methyltransferase has protein sequence MKEGARVAGAIEVLDLVLNRHQPVKEALRDWGKQRRFAGSKDRAWISGLVLDALRRRASIRDAMASDDPRALALGALHVAWGMSADEIAAMFEGDDHAPEPLTAAERGGLIRSGDGEAPLHVAAEIPEWLELAFKKAFGAEAAAEGLAMAGRAPVDLRVNTLKTDYARALKEVRSKLAAVEESDLVTGALRIPETDPRAKAPGAEAIPAYGKGWIEVQDLGSQIAALAAGDAAGKQVLDYCAGAGGKTLALSALMDNSGQVYAWDVDGRRLKAIWPRLQRSGARNVQVRDGKEAETLGDLAGSMDLVFIDAPCTGSGTWRRRPDSKWKLKSEALKRRMAEQDEVLEKASVYVKPGGRMVYVTCSVLPEENEERVSAFLEGRTDFTPVPASEAIAASGRLAQGAKERLAALEGRWGAIQLTPLRTGTDGFYVCVLEKAG, from the coding sequence ATGAAGGAAGGCGCACGCGTCGCCGGTGCGATCGAGGTGCTCGACCTCGTGCTGAACCGTCACCAGCCGGTGAAGGAGGCGCTGCGCGACTGGGGCAAGCAGCGCCGCTTCGCAGGCTCGAAGGACCGCGCCTGGATTTCCGGCCTGGTGCTGGACGCGCTGCGCCGCCGGGCCTCGATCCGCGACGCCATGGCCTCCGACGATCCGCGCGCGCTGGCGCTGGGCGCGCTGCACGTCGCCTGGGGGATGAGCGCGGACGAGATCGCCGCAATGTTCGAGGGCGACGATCACGCGCCCGAACCCCTGACCGCGGCCGAACGCGGCGGGCTGATCCGGTCGGGCGACGGCGAGGCGCCGCTGCATGTCGCCGCGGAAATTCCCGAATGGCTCGAGCTCGCCTTCAAGAAGGCCTTCGGCGCGGAAGCCGCCGCCGAAGGCCTCGCCATGGCCGGGCGCGCGCCGGTCGATCTGCGCGTGAACACGCTGAAGACCGACTACGCCCGCGCGCTCAAGGAAGTCCGCTCGAAGCTTGCCGCCGTCGAGGAGAGCGATCTCGTCACCGGCGCGCTGCGCATCCCCGAGACCGACCCGCGCGCCAAGGCGCCCGGCGCGGAAGCCATTCCCGCTTATGGAAAAGGCTGGATCGAGGTGCAGGATCTGGGCTCTCAGATCGCCGCGCTCGCCGCCGGCGATGCGGCCGGCAAGCAGGTGCTCGACTATTGCGCCGGGGCCGGCGGCAAGACGCTGGCGCTCTCCGCCCTGATGGACAATTCAGGCCAGGTCTACGCCTGGGACGTGGACGGACGGCGGCTGAAGGCGATCTGGCCGCGCCTTCAGCGCTCGGGCGCACGCAACGTGCAGGTCCGTGACGGCAAGGAGGCCGAGACGCTGGGCGATCTCGCAGGATCGATGGATCTCGTGTTCATCGACGCGCCCTGCACCGGCTCGGGCACCTGGCGGCGCCGGCCGGACAGCAAGTGGAAGCTGAAGTCTGAAGCTCTGAAACGCCGCATGGCCGAACAGGACGAGGTGCTGGAAAAAGCCTCCGTCTACGTCAAACCCGGCGGGCGCATGGTCTACGTGACATGCTCGGTCCTGCCCGAGGAGAACGAGGAGCGCGTCAGCGCCTTCCTCGAAGGCCGCACCGACTTCACCCCTGTGCCCGCCAGCGAGGCGATCGCCGCATCCGGCCGCCTCGCCCAAGGCGCGAAAGAACGCCTCGCCGCTCTGGAAGGCCGCTGGGGCGCGATCCAGCTCACCCCGCTCCGGACCGGCACGGACGGATTTTACGTGTGCGTGCTGGAGAAGGCGGGGTAG
- the guaA gene encoding glutamine-hydrolyzing GMP synthase, whose translation MTEIPAHHEKALVIDFGSQVTQLIARRLRESGVYCEVHPFNRVDDAFLDRFAPRAVILSGGPASVHGEGTPRAAQKVFELGVPVLGICYGEQTMCAQLGGSVEAAEEREFGRADIEITADSPLFDGLGSVGHLERVWMSHGDRVNAIPQGFHPIAATTHAPFAAIADEARRFYGVQFHPEVVNTPRGALILRNFTHEIAGMKGDWTMAAFKEEAIAKIREQVGSGKVICGLSGGVDSSVAAVLIHEAIGDQLTCVFVDTGLMRAGEAEQVVTLFREHYNIPLVHADEEERFLTALAGETDPETKRKTIGKLFIDVFEEHARSVGGADFLAQGTLYPDVIESVSFDGGPSVTIKSHHNVGGLPERMNMKLVEPLRELFKDEVRALGRELGLPDAFVGRHPFPGPGLAIRIPGAVSKEKADVLRKADAIYIEEIKKAGLYDSIWQAFAVLLPVQTVGVMGDARTYDNVLALRAVTSTDGMTADYFPFDHDFLGRVATRIINEVRGVNRVVYDVTSKPPGTIEWE comes from the coding sequence ATGACCGAGATTCCCGCCCATCATGAAAAAGCGCTGGTGATCGACTTCGGCAGTCAGGTCACCCAGCTCATCGCCCGCCGGCTTCGCGAAAGCGGGGTCTATTGCGAGGTTCACCCCTTCAACCGGGTCGACGACGCGTTTCTGGACAGGTTCGCGCCCAGGGCGGTTATCCTGTCCGGCGGGCCGGCGAGCGTGCACGGCGAAGGCACCCCGCGCGCCGCGCAGAAAGTCTTCGAGCTGGGCGTGCCGGTGCTGGGCATCTGCTATGGCGAGCAGACCATGTGCGCCCAGCTGGGCGGCAGCGTCGAGGCCGCCGAGGAGCGCGAGTTCGGCCGCGCCGATATCGAGATCACCGCCGACAGCCCGCTGTTCGACGGGCTGGGCTCTGTCGGCCATCTCGAGCGGGTCTGGATGAGCCATGGCGACCGGGTGAACGCGATCCCGCAGGGCTTCCACCCGATCGCGGCGACCACGCACGCCCCCTTCGCCGCCATCGCCGACGAGGCCCGGCGCTTTTACGGCGTTCAGTTCCACCCCGAGGTCGTGAACACGCCGCGCGGCGCGCTGATCCTCAGAAACTTCACCCACGAGATCGCGGGGATGAAGGGCGACTGGACGATGGCCGCCTTCAAGGAGGAGGCGATCGCGAAGATCCGCGAGCAGGTCGGCTCGGGCAAGGTGATCTGCGGGCTTTCGGGCGGGGTGGACAGCTCGGTCGCCGCGGTGCTGATCCACGAGGCGATCGGCGACCAGCTGACCTGCGTGTTCGTGGACACGGGCCTCATGCGCGCAGGCGAGGCCGAGCAGGTCGTCACCCTGTTCCGCGAGCATTACAACATCCCGCTGGTGCACGCCGACGAGGAGGAGCGCTTCCTCACCGCGCTCGCCGGCGAAACAGACCCTGAGACCAAGCGCAAGACCATCGGAAAGCTCTTCATCGACGTCTTCGAGGAGCACGCCAGATCTGTCGGCGGCGCGGACTTCCTGGCCCAGGGTACGCTCTACCCCGACGTGATCGAATCCGTCTCCTTCGACGGCGGCCCTTCGGTGACGATCAAGTCCCACCACAATGTCGGCGGCCTGCCCGAGCGCATGAACATGAAGCTCGTCGAGCCCCTGCGCGAGCTTTTCAAGGACGAGGTGAGGGCGCTGGGCCGCGAGCTCGGCCTGCCCGACGCTTTCGTCGGCCGCCACCCTTTCCCGGGGCCGGGCCTGGCCATCCGCATTCCCGGCGCGGTCAGCAAGGAGAAGGCGGACGTGCTGAGGAAGGCCGACGCGATCTATATCGAGGAGATCAAAAAGGCTGGCCTCTACGACTCCATCTGGCAGGCCTTCGCCGTGCTTCTGCCCGTGCAGACCGTCGGCGTGATGGGCGATGCGCGCACCTACGACAACGTGCTGGCCCTGCGCGCCGTGACCTCCACCGACGGCATGACCGCAGACTACTTCCCCTTCGACCACGACTTCCTCGGCCGCGTCGCGACCCGCATCATCAACGAAGTGCGCGGCGTGAACCGGGTCGTCTACGACGTGACCAGCAAGCCGCCGGGCACGATCGAGTGGGAGTAG
- a CDS encoding restriction endonuclease — translation MILDFKEIPSPTAKEHSNDEFEEFAQEVLAALGYSIERGVSRGADGGKDLIVVEARGGVSGVTRIKWLVSCKHFAHSNRAVGVAHEADIRERVEQHGCDGFIGFYSSNPSSSLEERLDALKIPTQILAPAQIERICLSDAKSQFVAQRYFPRSYASWARENPEPAKIFHEKFNLECEVCRNDLLNERSAGIYVVYVKYDDDTGKSHNRAVHFVCKGRCDRVMEQRDLRKGEIDGWEDIPDLKNPTIWMRKMFGVQNALRDGETWEDDAYVKFRTFMCGMAQFALRSPTTAERQEVESLLALWDSGLG, via the coding sequence ATGATCCTAGACTTCAAAGAAATACCGTCACCCACAGCCAAAGAGCACTCCAACGACGAGTTCGAGGAATTTGCACAAGAGGTTCTCGCTGCGCTTGGTTATAGTATCGAACGTGGTGTTAGCCGCGGGGCTGATGGTGGCAAAGATTTAATTGTTGTAGAGGCGCGCGGAGGTGTTTCTGGTGTAACGAGAATAAAGTGGCTCGTAAGCTGTAAACATTTTGCTCACTCGAATAGGGCAGTCGGGGTTGCTCACGAGGCTGATATTCGAGAAAGGGTTGAGCAGCACGGTTGCGATGGATTTATCGGCTTCTACAGCTCAAATCCTTCTAGTTCACTTGAGGAACGGTTAGACGCGTTGAAAATCCCAACGCAAATTCTCGCTCCAGCACAAATCGAGCGAATTTGCCTGTCAGACGCCAAGTCTCAATTTGTCGCTCAGAGGTATTTCCCAAGGTCGTACGCGTCATGGGCGCGCGAAAACCCCGAGCCGGCAAAGATATTTCATGAAAAATTTAACCTTGAGTGTGAAGTGTGTAGAAATGATCTGTTAAATGAGCGGTCCGCTGGAATTTATGTCGTCTATGTCAAATATGATGACGACACCGGGAAGTCACATAATCGAGCTGTGCATTTTGTATGTAAAGGTAGGTGTGATCGTGTGATGGAGCAGCGCGATCTCCGCAAAGGAGAGATTGATGGGTGGGAAGATATTCCTGATTTGAAAAATCCTACAATCTGGATGCGGAAGATGTTTGGGGTGCAGAATGCGCTTCGGGATGGAGAGACTTGGGAAGACGATGCGTATGTCAAGTTTCGGACCTTTATGTGCGGAATGGCGCAATTCGCACTGCGGTCTCCAACCACCGCTGAGAGGCAAGAAGTGGAAAGCTTGCTCGCGCTTTGGGATTCCGGGCTAGGCTAA
- a CDS encoding type II toxin-antitoxin system VapC family toxin, whose product MRHGGDRQRVERGFQTLDDLRIERFSHAPLRERIWQLRDNLTAYDAAYFALAEALDVPLWTRDAKLADAPGASVRVEII is encoded by the coding sequence GTGCGCCACGGCGGCGACCGGCAGCGTGTCGAACGCGGGTTTCAGACCCTCGACGACCTACGCATAGAGCGCTTCTCCCACGCGCCGCTTCGCGAGCGCATCTGGCAGCTCCGCGACAATCTCACCGCCTATGACGCGGCCTATTTCGCGCTGGCCGAAGCGCTGGACGTGCCGCTCTGGACGCGCGATGCGAAGCTTGCGGACGCGCCCGGCGCGAGCGTCCGCGTCGAAATCATTTGA
- a CDS encoding SlyX family protein, producing MTTDRLDRLDRLEMHVAQQDQVIEDLSEALALQQKDIERLKARLLASDARIAELEAGLPQTPVEKPPHY from the coding sequence ATGACCACCGACCGTCTCGACCGTCTCGACCGTCTTGAAATGCATGTCGCTCAGCAGGACCAGGTGATTGAGGATCTGTCCGAGGCGCTGGCGCTGCAGCAGAAGGATATCGAGCGGCTGAAAGCCCGGCTTCTGGCGTCCGACGCGCGCATCGCCGAGCTCGAAGCCGGTCTGCCGCAGACGCCGGTGGAAAAGCCGCCGCATTATTGA
- a CDS encoding PIN domain-containing protein, translating to MILLDTNVVSEAMKPDPAPQVRNWLDAQAAETLFISSVTVAELSFGIAALPDGQRKAALGAVLEGVLALFEPRTLAFGVDAARHYGALAARARAAGAGFPVPDGYIAAIAAARGFAVASRDATAFAAARLDVIDPWRG from the coding sequence ATGATCCTGCTCGACACGAACGTGGTGTCCGAAGCGATGAAGCCGGACCCCGCCCCGCAGGTGCGCAACTGGCTCGACGCCCAAGCCGCCGAAACGCTGTTCATCTCGTCGGTGACCGTGGCCGAGCTGAGCTTCGGGATCGCGGCCTTGCCCGACGGACAGCGCAAGGCGGCGCTCGGCGCCGTGCTGGAAGGCGTGCTGGCCCTGTTCGAGCCGCGCACGCTGGCCTTCGGCGTGGACGCGGCGCGCCATTATGGGGCGCTGGCGGCGCGAGCCAGAGCGGCCGGCGCCGGTTTTCCTGTACCGGACGGTTATATCGCGGCGATCGCCGCCGCGCGCGGGTTCGCTGTTGCAAGCCGGGACGCCACGGCGTTCGCGGCGGCGAGGCTCGACGTGATCGACCCCTGGCGCGGGTGA
- a CDS encoding Arc family DNA-binding protein, whose protein sequence is MAAVTIRNLPEEVRRALKLRAAKNNRSAEAEMRAILEAAVKPEGRVRLGAALAALSREAGLSNADVEALEKDKQRRPAEPLRFE, encoded by the coding sequence ATGGCCGCCGTGACCATCCGCAACCTGCCTGAAGAGGTCCGCCGCGCGCTGAAGCTCCGCGCCGCGAAGAATAATCGCAGCGCGGAAGCGGAGATGCGCGCCATTCTCGAGGCTGCGGTCAAACCCGAGGGCCGGGTCAGGCTGGGCGCCGCGCTCGCGGCCCTGAGCCGTGAGGCCGGGCTTTCCAACGCCGACGTGGAGGCGCTGGAGAAAGATAAGCAGCGCCGCCCTGCAGAGCCGCTGCGCTTCGAATGA
- a CDS encoding DUF4126 family protein — protein MLLLIALGLGFASGLRTFTPLAVFSGFVVFTGLTLQAGFAWLGSIWAFLVLALLALAEFAGDKAATAPPRTSRLALGARLIAGAAVGTLAASFAGAGLFGAVLGALGAFAGAHAGQAARSRMSARIGGNRIAGAVEDAVTVLLSAGLVYALIAAV, from the coding sequence ATGCTTCTGCTCATCGCCCTCGGGCTCGGTTTCGCCAGCGGGCTTCGCACCTTCACGCCGCTCGCCGTGTTCAGCGGATTTGTGGTGTTCACCGGACTGACGCTGCAGGCGGGATTCGCCTGGCTGGGCTCGATCTGGGCGTTCCTGGTGCTCGCCCTGCTCGCGCTGGCCGAGTTCGCCGGCGACAAGGCGGCGACCGCCCCGCCGCGCACCAGCAGGCTCGCCCTCGGCGCTCGGCTGATCGCCGGCGCCGCGGTCGGGACCCTGGCGGCCTCCTTCGCCGGCGCGGGCCTGTTCGGCGCGGTGCTCGGCGCGCTCGGCGCCTTTGCCGGCGCCCACGCCGGTCAGGCCGCCCGCAGCCGGATGAGCGCGAGGATCGGAGGAAACAGGATCGCCGGCGCGGTCGAGGACGCGGTGACGGTGCTGCTGTCGGCGGGGCTGGTCTACGCGCTGATCGCGGCGGTTTAA
- a CDS encoding putative DNA modification/repair radical SAM protein — translation MAKTLIQKLSILADAAKYDASCASSGTSKRHSLGTGGIGSTEGMGICHAYAPDGRCISLLKILLTNFCIFDCRYCINRSSSNVERARFTPDEVVRLVLDFYKRNYIEGLFLSSGIIRSPDYTMEQLTEVARCLREDHGFRGYIHLKTIAEADPELIEQAGRYADRLSVNIELPSETSLRQYAPEKTETTIRKAMADVRARIDTFEGERAEKRRKAQPKRFAPGGQSTQMIVGADTTTDVGIIRKSADLYASYRLKRVYFSAYSPIPDASSALPPVKPPLMREHRLYQADWMVRFYGFDAEEVAGATKDGMLDLDIDPKLAWALANRALFPLDVNRADRETLLRVPGLGPKSVDRIIAARRHGRLRLDGLSSIVRSMKPVLPFVTAADYSPGRTLDAADLRARFAPPPKQGELFA, via the coding sequence ATGGCCAAGACCCTCATCCAGAAGCTCTCCATCCTCGCGGACGCGGCGAAATACGACGCCTCCTGCGCCTCGTCGGGGACGAGCAAGCGTCATTCGCTGGGCACGGGCGGGATCGGGTCGACCGAGGGCATGGGCATCTGCCACGCCTATGCGCCGGACGGGCGCTGCATCTCGCTTCTGAAGATCCTTCTGACCAATTTCTGCATTTTCGACTGCCGGTACTGCATCAACCGGTCGAGTTCGAACGTCGAGCGGGCGCGCTTCACCCCGGACGAAGTCGTCCGGCTGGTGCTCGATTTCTACAAGCGGAACTATATCGAGGGCCTGTTCCTGTCCTCAGGGATCATCCGCTCGCCGGACTATACGATGGAGCAGCTGACCGAGGTTGCCCGCTGCTTGCGCGAGGATCACGGCTTTCGCGGCTATATCCATCTTAAGACCATCGCCGAAGCCGATCCCGAACTGATCGAACAGGCCGGCCGCTACGCCGACCGGCTGAGCGTGAATATCGAGCTGCCCAGCGAAACGAGCCTCAGACAGTACGCGCCCGAAAAGACCGAGACGACCATCCGCAAGGCGATGGCCGACGTGCGCGCGCGCATCGACACCTTCGAGGGCGAGCGCGCGGAAAAGCGCCGCAAGGCGCAGCCGAAACGCTTCGCGCCGGGCGGGCAGTCCACCCAGATGATCGTGGGTGCGGACACGACCACCGATGTCGGCATCATCCGCAAAAGCGCCGATCTCTATGCGTCTTACCGGCTGAAGCGGGTGTACTTCTCCGCCTACAGCCCGATCCCGGACGCCTCGTCCGCCCTGCCGCCGGTCAAGCCGCCGCTGATGCGCGAGCACCGGCTCTACCAAGCCGACTGGATGGTGCGGTTTTACGGCTTCGACGCCGAGGAGGTCGCCGGCGCCACCAAAGACGGCATGCTCGATCTCGACATCGATCCCAAGCTCGCCTGGGCGCTGGCGAACCGGGCGCTGTTCCCGCTCGACGTCAATCGCGCCGACCGCGAGACCCTGCTGCGCGTGCCGGGGCTGGGGCCCAAATCGGTGGACCGGATCATCGCCGCGCGCCGGCACGGGCGGCTGCGGCTGGACGGGCTGTCCTCCATCGTCCGCTCGATGAAGCCGGTCCTGCCCTTCGTCACAGCGGCTGATTACAGCCCCGGCCGGACGCTTGACGCGGCCGATCTGCGGGCCCGCTTCGCGCCGCCGCCCAAACAGGGCGAGCTCTTCGCGTGA
- a CDS encoding UdgX family uracil-DNA binding protein (This protein belongs to the uracil DNA glycosylase superfamily, members of which act in excision repair of DNA. However, it belongs more specifically to UdgX branch, whose founding member was found to bind uracil in DNA (where it does not belong), without cleaving it, appears to promote DNA repair by a pathway involving RecA, rather than base excision.), translated as MIEIPLASETDFEGWRAAARSLCLTGAAPADVVWRTPSAPASLLAGAPPPEAPAGKIRASNRFIDMARKAAHHRDPERFARLYALVVKLQDRPHLLDDPTDADAVWLARVNKAIGRDLHKMHAFVRFKAAGLSETGRERFAAWFEPEHRIVQLAAPFFMRRFTGMDWVIVTPDGTARWDGEALRFGPPGTRSDVPAEDAVEDQWKTYFQSIFNPARLKVSAMTAEMPKKYWKNLPEAALIPQMIASAEARARGMQEAAPSQPNPLASTLAARRPGDRAGPTLETLDDVRRAAARCQRCPLHACASQTVFGEGPADARLMIVGEQPGDREDIEGRPFVGPAGQMLDRSLEAAGLDRSAAYLTNAVKHFKYERRGKRRIHQRPTSGEIDHCRWWLDLERDLVDPEVTIALGASAARGLFGKSVKVSELRGEILDLNGKPALITVHPSYLLRLPDPARRAEEEARFVDDLTKARALLAA; from the coding sequence GTGATCGAGATCCCGCTCGCCTCCGAGACCGATTTCGAAGGCTGGCGCGCAGCCGCGCGATCGCTGTGCCTCACCGGCGCGGCGCCCGCGGACGTGGTCTGGCGTACGCCGTCCGCTCCGGCGAGCCTTCTGGCCGGCGCCCCGCCGCCAGAGGCTCCGGCGGGGAAGATCCGCGCCTCGAACCGCTTCATCGACATGGCGCGCAAGGCCGCCCACCACCGCGATCCCGAGCGTTTCGCCCGGCTCTACGCGCTTGTGGTCAAGCTGCAGGACCGGCCGCACCTTCTGGACGACCCGACCGACGCGGACGCCGTCTGGCTCGCCCGGGTCAACAAGGCGATCGGGCGCGACCTTCACAAGATGCACGCCTTCGTGCGCTTCAAGGCCGCCGGGCTGAGCGAGACCGGGCGCGAGCGCTTCGCCGCCTGGTTCGAGCCTGAACATCGCATCGTGCAGCTCGCCGCGCCCTTCTTCATGCGCCGTTTCACCGGCATGGACTGGGTGATCGTCACCCCCGACGGCACGGCGCGCTGGGACGGAGAGGCGCTGCGTTTCGGCCCGCCGGGCACGCGCAGCGACGTACCGGCCGAGGACGCAGTGGAGGATCAGTGGAAGACGTACTTCCAGTCGATCTTCAATCCCGCCCGGCTGAAGGTGTCCGCGATGACCGCGGAGATGCCGAAGAAATACTGGAAGAACCTGCCCGAAGCCGCGCTCATCCCGCAGATGATCGCCTCGGCCGAAGCGCGCGCCCGCGGCATGCAGGAAGCCGCGCCCTCTCAGCCCAACCCGCTCGCCTCGACGCTGGCTGCACGCAGGCCCGGCGACCGCGCCGGCCCGACCCTGGAGACGCTCGACGACGTGCGCCGCGCCGCCGCGCGCTGTCAACGCTGCCCGCTTCACGCCTGCGCGTCCCAGACCGTGTTCGGGGAGGGGCCGGCTGACGCCCGGCTGATGATCGTCGGCGAACAGCCCGGCGACCGGGAAGACATCGAAGGCCGGCCCTTCGTCGGCCCGGCCGGCCAGATGCTCGATCGATCTCTGGAAGCGGCGGGGCTCGATCGATCAGCGGCTTACCTGACGAACGCGGTCAAGCACTTCAAGTACGAACGGCGCGGCAAGCGGCGCATCCATCAGCGCCCCACCTCGGGCGAGATCGATCATTGCCGCTGGTGGCTCGATCTCGAGCGTGATCTGGTCGACCCTGAAGTGACGATCGCGCTCGGCGCCAGCGCGGCGCGCGGGCTCTTTGGTAAAAGCGTAAAAGTTTCAGAGCTTCGCGGCGAAATCCTCGATCTGAACGGCAAGCCGGCGCTGATCACCGTCCACCCCTCCTATCTCTTGCGCCTGCCCGACCCCGCGCGACGCGCCGAAGAGGAGGCGCGGTTCGTCGACGATCTGACCAAGGCGAGGGCGCTGCTCGCGGCGTGA